From the Acidovorax sp. NCPPB 3576 genome, the window GATGCGCAGCGGTGGCGCGGGTGTTTGCGCGGTCGCCGCCGCGGCAGCGAAGGCCGCGAGCAAGGAAAGAAGGCGTCGGGCCAGGCGTTTCATGGCTGTGCTTCCAGCGCGGGATGGGCTTGGGGTGCCAGGTGGGTGGCTGCGCTGGCAGGCCGGCGCCGGAACGCATCCGCCGCATGCCGGGCCGGCAGCCGGTCGCCCTCGCCGAAGAGGCGGCTGCGCAGCGTGCCTTCGGCGTATTCGGTCTTGTAGGCGCCCCGGCTCTGCAGCTCGGGCACCACCCAATCGATGAAATCCTCGTAGCTCTCGGGCACCACGGTGCGGCTCAGGTTGAAGCCGTCCACGCCGGTCTCGGCCACCCACGACTGCAACTCGTCCGCCACCTGCTGCGCATCGCCCACGATGGCGGGGTAGCGGCCGCCCAGCGCGAAGAGTTCGAGCAGCTTGCGGCGCGTCCAGCCCTGCTGCTGGGCCGTGCGGCTGACCGATTCGATGGCATTGCCGGGCGAGTAGTCCACCGGCGCGTCCAGGTCGTACTGCGCGAAGTCGATGCCCGTGCTGGCGGCAAAGTGGGCCAGGCCCGCCTCGCGGCTGGCATAGCGCAGGTAGTCCGCGTGCTTCTCGCGCGCCTCGGCCTCGGTGCGGCCCACCACCACCGCCGCGCCCACGAAGACCTTCACGTCATCGGGCCGGCGGCCGGCCCGCACCAGTTGCTCGCGCAGGGCCTGCACGGTCTTGCGCGCGGCCTCTTTGTTGGGGGGCGAGATGAACACGCACTCGGCATGGCGCGCGGCGAACTGCTGGCCCCGGCCCGAGCTGCCGGCCTGGAACAGCACCGGCGTGCGCTGCGGCGACGGCTCGCTCAGGTGGTAGCCCTCCACATCGAAATAGCGGCCGTGGTGCTGCACTTGGTGCACGCGCGCCGGGTCGGCGAACACGCGCGCCGCCTTGTCGCGGCGCACCGCGCCGTCTTCCCAGCTGCCTTCCCACAGCTGGTAGAGCACCTCCAGGTATTCGTCCGCGCGCTCGTATCGCTCGTCGTGCGGCAGCTGCTGCGGCTGGCCCATGGCGCGCGCGGCGCTGTCCAGGTAGCCGGTGACCACGTTCCAGCCGATGCGGCCTTGGGTCAGGTGGTCCAGCGTGGAAAAGCGCCGCGCCAGCAGGTAGGGCGCCTCGTACGACAGGTTCACCGTCACGCCGAAGCCCAGGTGCTGCGTGGCGGCGGCCATGGCCGGCACCAGCAGCAGCGGGTCGTTCACCGGCAATTGGATGGATTCGCGCAGCGGCACGTCCACATTGCCCTGGTACACGTCGTAGGTGCCCACGATGTCGGCCAGGAACAGTCCGTCGAACAGGCCCCGCTCCAGCGTGCGGGCCAGGTCGGTCCAGTAGGGCAGCGTGCGGTAGTCGGTGCTGCGGTCGCGCGGGTGCGTCCACAGCCCGTGGTTGATGTGGCCCACGCAGTTCATGTTGAACGCGTTGAGCAGGATGTGGCGCGTGGCTTGTGTCACGGTCGTTCCTTGTGCGGGGGGGGCTCAGCGCTTCAGCCAGGCCAGGCGGTAGAGCTTCTGGTCGTTCAGGTAGAAGGCGTGGATCGCCTTGCGCACCGCGTCGGAGTTTTGGTAGATGTTCAGGAACTGCGCGATGCGCGGGTCCGCCGCCTTGTCCTTGCGCGCCACGAACTGGATGGCCCAGGAGTCATCCTCATTGCTGGTGTAGGCCAGCCCCCGGGTCGCATCGAACGCCTTCGACGGAATGATGAAATAAGGAAAACCCTGCGCCAAGTCCACGTCCTGCGTGGCGCGCACCAGTTGCGGGCCTTCGATCTCGATGAACTGCAGGTTCTTCGGGTTGGAACGGATGTCGGCCTGCGTGCCGAGCAGCCCGGTGTCCGGGCGCAGCGTGATCAGCCCGGCGTGCTGCAGCAGGCGCAGAGCGCGGCCGATGTTGACGGGGTCGCTGGCGATGGCGACCTTGGCGCCGTTGGGCACGTCGGCCAACGATCTATGTTTGGTGGAATACAGCCCCAGGTACGACAGGATGCCGGGCTGCACGCTGACGAAGTTGAAGCCCTTGCTGCGCACGGCGTTCGCCAGGTAGTTGCTGTTCTGGTAGTAGTTCAGGTCGATGTCGCCCGACTCCAGCGCCACGTTGGGGGTCGTCCAGTCGGTGAACTCCACCACCTGAATGTCCAGTCCCTGGGCCTTGGCCTCCTTGGCGGCCACCTCGACCGAGTCGGCGAAGATGCCCGGCACCACACCGATCTTGAGCGGTGCGGCCAAGGCGCTGCCGGCGAACAGGGCCGCGCCGATGAACGTGGAGAACGTGAAAAGAGCGTGCAGAAAACGGCGTGGCTTCATGATCGTCGCTGGGTTTTGAAGAGAAAAAATCAGATCGCGCCGTGGCGCGGCGGAATGCGGCCGTTGAGGTGGAAATTGCCGATGGCGTGGTACTTCCAGCGCACCGGGTCGTGCAGCGTGTGGGTGCGCGCGTTGCGCCAGAAGCGGTCCAGGCCCTTCTGGCCCGTGGTGGCCGAGGTGCCGCCCAGCTCGAAAAGGCGCGTGCCCGCGTCCAGCGACGCCGTTGTGGTGAGCGCACGCGCCTCGGCCACGGCGATGGAGGCCTCGGCCACGCTCTGCTCGGTGGGGTCGGCCTGGGCCGCATCCACGAAGCGGCCGGCGCGGCGCACCAGGGCCTCGGCCGCGCGCAGCCGCACGGCGGTCTCACCCACCTGCTGGATCAGCAGCGGGTCGTCGGCGGCGCGCTCCACGCGCGCATCGATCCAGGGCCGGGCATGCTCGCGCACGAAGGGCAGCGTGGCCGCGAGGGCCCCCCGCGCCAGCCCCAGGTCGATGGCCGCGTGCAGGATCTGCGCCAGCGGGCCGATCGTGGTGGGTCGCTCGAACGAGGCCAGAAACGGCACCACCCATTCGGCCTCGACCCGCACGTCGTCGAACTGCACCGAGCCGCTGCCCGTCACGCGCTGGCCGAAGCCGTCCCAGTCATCGGTGACGTGCACGCCCTCGGCGGTGCGTGGAACGAAGGCAAGGTAGGTCACGTCGCGCCCGTCTTCCCTCGCCACGACCAGCGTGGGAATCCAGTGCGCATAGAGCGCGCCGGTGCAATAGAACTTGCGCCCCTGCACCCGAAAGCCCTCGCCATCGGGCACCAGGCGGGTGCGGCGCTGGAAGTCCTGGTGGCCGATCTCCGCCAGCGCATTGCCGAAGCGATCGCCTGCCAGCACGCGGCCGTAGAAGAAGCGCTTTTGCGCGTCGGTGCCGCCCACGCGCAGCACCTCCAGCGCGTAGAAATGGTTCTGCGGAATCTGGCCGATGGAGCCATCGGCCGCGCTGACCAGCGCCGTGACCTCGGCCAGCGTGCCGGCCGATACGCCCGGGCCGCCGTACTCGCGCGGCACGGTGATCGACCACAGGCCGCTGGCGACGAAATCGTCCAGCGCGTCCCAGGGCAGCAGGCGCTCGCGGTCACGCTGGGCCGCGCCGGGGGCGATGCGCGCGGCATAGCGCTGCGCGGCGGCAATGGCCTCGGTGTCGGTGGCGATGCGATGCGGCGGCCGGGCCGCAGGCAAGGCCGGGGCGGGCTCCGCCGGCGTGGACGCGGCTGCGAGCGGTTCAATGGATTGCAACAAGGCCATGGGTTCGCTTTCAGTTCCAGGAATGCCGCGCGGGCAAGGCGCCATTCAGGCGGTGGTTGCCGATCAGGTGCAGCTTCCAGCGCACCGGGTCGTGCAGCGTGTGCACGCGGGCGTTGCGCCAGTGGCGGCCCAGGTTGGGCGCGGCGCGCGTGGCGGCCGAGCCGGCCAGTTCGAACAGCTTCTCGCTCGCCTTCAGCGCGATGCGCGTGGTCAGCACCTTGGCCTCGGCCACGGCCACCGAGGCGCGGGCGCTGTCCTCCGCGGTGAGGGTGTCCTGTGCGGCCAGGGCGTCGAACAGCTGGCCGGTCTCGCGCAGCACCTCGCGTGCGGCATGCAGGTCGATCTGCAGGCGCCCCACGTCGGCGATCACGTAGGGGTCGTCGTGCGCGTGCTGCACGCCCGAATCGACCCAGGGCCGGGCGCGCTCGCGCACGAAGCGCTGCGCA encodes:
- a CDS encoding MetQ/NlpA family ABC transporter substrate-binding protein is translated as MKPRRFLHALFTFSTFIGAALFAGSALAAPLKIGVVPGIFADSVEVAAKEAKAQGLDIQVVEFTDWTTPNVALESGDIDLNYYQNSNYLANAVRSKGFNFVSVQPGILSYLGLYSTKHRSLADVPNGAKVAIASDPVNIGRALRLLQHAGLITLRPDTGLLGTQADIRSNPKNLQFIEIEGPQLVRATQDVDLAQGFPYFIIPSKAFDATRGLAYTSNEDDSWAIQFVARKDKAADPRIAQFLNIYQNSDAVRKAIHAFYLNDQKLYRLAWLKR
- a CDS encoding SfnB family sulfur acquisition oxidoreductase — its product is MALLQSIEPLAAASTPAEPAPALPAARPPHRIATDTEAIAAAQRYAARIAPGAAQRDRERLLPWDALDDFVASGLWSITVPREYGGPGVSAGTLAEVTALVSAADGSIGQIPQNHFYALEVLRVGGTDAQKRFFYGRVLAGDRFGNALAEIGHQDFQRRTRLVPDGEGFRVQGRKFYCTGALYAHWIPTLVVAREDGRDVTYLAFVPRTAEGVHVTDDWDGFGQRVTGSGSVQFDDVRVEAEWVVPFLASFERPTTIGPLAQILHAAIDLGLARGALAATLPFVREHARPWIDARVERAADDPLLIQQVGETAVRLRAAEALVRRAGRFVDAAQADPTEQSVAEASIAVAEARALTTTASLDAGTRLFELGGTSATTGQKGLDRFWRNARTHTLHDPVRWKYHAIGNFHLNGRIPPRHGAI
- a CDS encoding LLM class flavin-dependent oxidoreductase, producing MNCVGHINHGLWTHPRDRSTDYRTLPYWTDLARTLERGLFDGLFLADIVGTYDVYQGNVDVPLRESIQLPVNDPLLLVPAMAAATQHLGFGVTVNLSYEAPYLLARRFSTLDHLTQGRIGWNVVTGYLDSAARAMGQPQQLPHDERYERADEYLEVLYQLWEGSWEDGAVRRDKAARVFADPARVHQVQHHGRYFDVEGYHLSEPSPQRTPVLFQAGSSGRGQQFAARHAECVFISPPNKEAARKTVQALREQLVRAGRRPDDVKVFVGAAVVVGRTEAEAREKHADYLRYASREAGLAHFAASTGIDFAQYDLDAPVDYSPGNAIESVSRTAQQQGWTRRKLLELFALGGRYPAIVGDAQQVADELQSWVAETGVDGFNLSRTVVPESYEDFIDWVVPELQSRGAYKTEYAEGTLRSRLFGEGDRLPARHAADAFRRRPASAATHLAPQAHPALEAQP